A region of the Phaeodactylum tricornutum CCAP 1055/1 chromosome 1, whole genome shotgun sequence genome:
ACGACAAGGTGGACGCTTGTGGAAATCAAAAGGAGTATCTAGCGAGCGCCGGGATCGGCGGACGCATTGTGAGTTTTTTATCTCATGCCTACCAAAATGGTTCTCTTGCGCGTTTCCGTTCGCACAGTTTGACATTCCAATGGAGGAACAAATGCGAGTCAATCGACCATACTACCGCGTCGATAAATATGCTTTGCGCGATTCGCTGACAGGAAACGAGTACAAGATTGTGAAAGCAAACCATATCAGCAAGGCAATTGGACCCAATTTGTACAGTCCGGCTGGGAGTCTAATgcacgacgaagacggaaCCACCATCCAGTTGCGAACGAAAGACGACCAGTTTTTGACTGTACGTTCGAAACTGGTAGTGGACTGTACAGGGCACGAAACGAAATTGGTGCTTAGGGAAACCCGGCCGGAAAGCCAACCACCCGGCTTCCAGATTGCGTACGGATGCTTGGTAGATGTGGACGAAAGCAACAGTCCCGATTTGTCACGTTTTGGTCCCTACGACAAGGAAGCCATGACCTTGTTCGACTACCGAACTGATCACTTTTTGACTGAGGAGGAGAAAATCAAAGCCGATCGTGCGCCCACATTTATGTACGCAATGCCAATAAAGGATAACCAagtctttttcgaagaaaCATCACTCGTGGCGCGACCCGCCATGTCGTTCCAGGAATGCAAAGATCGTTGTTTCCGGCGCCTCGAATACCTTGGCATTAGGGTGACCAAGGTacacgaagaagaatttTGTTACATTCCGATGGGCGGGGCCTTGCCTGCGAAGGACCAACGCGTGCTAGCAATTGGCGGCTCCGCTGCCATGGTGCATCCCAGTACCGGCTATCATATCTGCCGGTGTCTCATGGGAGCCACCGATATGGCAGCGGCTattcaaaaggaaatgtCATATTCTCCTGCGGCTCCTAATCTAGATCGCGTTGCAGCTTCGGCATATGACGCCCTGTGGTCACCTGAAAATATAATGCAGCGTAATTTTGCGGTATTCGGTGGGGAATTCTTGATGAAGCAGAATGTCGTTGGTTTGCGCGGTTTCTTTGACGGTTTTTTTCGCCTACCGACCGAGCTATGGGGTGGTTTCTTGGCCGGGTGGCCAGGCCTCCCCAATAACGACAAACACGAATCTTGGATCGCGAGATTGTGGTACGGCATGAATTTTATCGTACGAATTCCCCCTCTGGTCGCTGTGGACATGCTGGCGAGCATTGCGACGTACATGGTCACGGAAGGCGTTCCTTTGCCGCAATCTGTGACGCCGTTCTTTGGCAAGCCGGAATCGTACGAATACAAACGCAACGTGGACGGTGTCGGGGACGTGGCGGCCAAGAGTGAAGCTCGACGAATGCTTCTGGAATCGGAGGTGGAGAAAGACGTTCCGATTGCCTTTAGTTCCACCGAGGATGGTCGAATTCTGTCGGAAAGCAAAGCAGGGATCTTGAGTCAATCGGTGCCGCAATTCAAATCCGCCGAGGTTGTCGAAGCTAAAAGGAAGGCGATCACCGATGACTCTCGTTTGGACGAAACAATCGTGGAAGGTTTCCAGTAGGAAAATATGTGTATCGATCTACGACTAGAGATCTGTACTTTATGCCGGTGATAAAATAAGGTACCCAATGTTCGCGTACCAAGGCTAGTGTCAACATTAATTTTTCATATccagaaaacaaaagaagTGGCTTCCGCGAATGGCTCGATCCGAACGAGCACAAACTATATAAAAGTCACAGATGTTTATGAACGCGGCGACGCTTCCTTTTGCTACACATCCAAATAATCGGGTTGCATGGCGTGGGGCACGGCGTTGGAAGAATTCCGGGACGCTGGAAAGCGACCCGCCGAGAAGTTCTGCATCTCCGTTTCCACCGTTCGGATAAAGTTGGACCCTCCAGTCGAAGGAGAGAAGACGACGGTCAACCGTGGACAGGAAAAGGCACCGAAACAGCACGTTCGTTCCGGTTTTCCGGCCGATCGGGGCCACAGCCAAAACGGTGTACTCGGAACGGTAGTGACAATGGCGACGCCGTCCGTGGGGGTACTCAAAAATCCACGGTAGGGTTGGGACGCTACAAACACACTGCATGGCATAGAGGACGCGACTCTCCGGATGGAAACGACTTTATCGAAGGGTACGTCGACCTCAATGTTTCCAATCCAGAATCGAAGCGTTCCTTCGGCGGTGACATCGACAGATCGTACAAGATTATACCAGAACCAGGCTAGAATGACGAGATTGCCAATCGCGACGCCCACAACGGTTCCGTGCGCTCCAACGGGAACGGCCGCAATCATGAGTAGTACCAGGATAGATTCAACAATGATAAATTGTACCTTAAACCCTACAGTAATCAACGTGCAAGCAGCAGTTGGAAGAAGCGTTGTGAGAAAAGCCATGTTGGCAGTCGCTACTAACTGCAAAGCAGAACCAGGACGAACAATGATCGTACCGTAGGAAAACGGTGCGGATTCAAACGAATGCAAAGTACTCCCATCGTCCGTGACATAGGTCAAAGATTGTGATATAAGCAAAGGATCTTCGTCTACGAGCATTTCTGCTTTCTGCCGGACCACTCGGGGGTCGTTGGGGTCGGTTGGGACAGAGTTTTCGTCGCCGTTGCTGTGTTCGGCCATGGTCCTTCAACAGATGCGCAATGCGGTGCTTTCCTACAAAACCCGAAACACCGTAAGGGTACCGCTGATGAGGACAGACACATACGGATTGTCTGTCACACTGCTTTGGGGAATTGGGAGTTTATCAACAGAGAGATACTGTACGACAAAATTGTCGAGTTTCAATTTTCCGTTTGAAAATTCAAACCTCGAACGGTCAAATAGTTTTTGACCACGTCATTGAAAATAGATACTGGATACCCGGAGTAGATTGATCGGAAGGTCGGCGCGCTTTGCCACGAAATCAAAAGCGTTCCGTTGGCGCCGGACCGTTGGTGAACGCCGGCAGTGTCCGTATCTTCCAGTTCAAGCTCCTCTAGCTATGGCTACTAGGTTACAATAGTACGCTACGGCACACGGCACGTCGTTCGTGTCCTTCATCGGCTAGATCCAGCACAGCGCGCACACGGCGGTAGATGGGCCCCGCCGAGTAGTCAGACGCATGTCTCGACTTTTTGCTGGGACGGCCTGCCGTGCTGGTTCGTTCGTACCTGCATCACTCGCTCcgactacgacgacgacgctaCCGCACATCCTCCTCGCGACCTCCTCTCCTCACACGAACGCAATTGTTCCAGCATTGTGTTACATAAATTGTCGTGATACTTTGTCTTCTCCTATAGTACGCTTGTAGAGGCTCATCACTATTTCATTCATCCAttcgttcactgtcatgAAGATTTCCAGTGTTGCTTGCCTTTTCATGGCGACATCGGCCTCCGCCTTTGTACCTTTCCACGCGCAACCGCGTGCGTTCGCCTCGGCTCCGGCGCGGCCACTCTTTGCGGAGGGTGAAACCGCTCCGCCGGCACCCGCAGCCGCCGCCCCGGCTGTcaacaaggccaaggcgCCGGTATCGTCCAGTGCGCTGGTCCCCATCAAGGAAGAAACCGTCGAATTCACCGCAGGGATCCTGGGAGGTGCCGCTGGCTTCCTCGTTGGAGGACCCGTCGTTGGAGCCATCACCGCGGCAGCCGCTAACTACGCATCCAAGATGGATGGGGACGTTCCGGATATCGTCCAGGCTGTCTCCAAGACAGGAATCCAGATCTACAACTACTTTGCGACGCTCGACGAAAAGTACGAAATCCTTAAAAAGGCCCAAGATTCTCTCCAGGGGACCCTGGATAAACTCAAGGCTCAAGAAACCGTGGACAAGGAGGCTATTGCCAAAGTGGAAAAGGCTCTATCCAACACCAAGTCCAAAATCGAGGAAATCAACGACGAATACGATCTGGTTGGTGGAGGTCTAACGGCACTCGGAGTCGTTGGAGATTTAGTGGAAAAAACCATCAAGAAAGCCGGCGAATTGAATGAAGAGTACAAGCTCACCGATAAGGCTATGGCGTCCATTAACAGTGCAGTCACCAAGGCCAAGGAAGCATCCAAGAGTTCTTAGACAAGGACGAGTTCTAACTGACAGATTACCACCCTCCAACAAAACTTCCGTGGCGTTTTCTATAAGGCAATAGGGAGATATACAAGCAGCTATTTCGAGCAAAACCATGTTAGATATTTACTCTGATCATTCGTTCGAAATGTCTTCTCGTCAAAGCGTCTAGAGAAGTATAGTTTTTAGAATACACGTTGCACACGATCGGGCAACGGAGCAAGGCTCCCACCCCATGATTTTTGGAGTTCATATCCACCTTTTTATGAACAATCCTCGTTTTTGCGATCGGCACTTTCTGTTCGCGGTCGTTGCACTATCCACCTAACACTTAATCAGATCTCGACCATCGTTTTGCGGTTCCGACTCCGCAACGAGGTAGACGCGCGATTTCACGTAAATCATACAAATCGAGGGTGAAAACAGGCGAAGAA
Encoded here:
- a CDS encoding predicted protein, giving the protein MKISSVACLFMATSASAFVPFHAQPRAFASAPARPLFAEGETAPPAPAAAAPAVNKAKAPVSSSALVPIKEETVEFTAGILGGAAGFLVGGPVVGAITAAAANYASKMDGDVPDIVQAVSKTGIQIYNYFATLDEKYEILKKAQDSLQGTLDKLKAQETVDKEAIAKVEKALSNTKSKIEEINDEYDLVGGGLTALGVVGDLVEKTIKKAGELNEEYKLTDKAMASINSAVTKAKEASKSS
- the LCYB gene encoding precursor of cyclase lycopene beta cyclase (cyclization of lycopene to beta-beta carotene) gives rise to the protein MVQRWNLVTYLFVAVAALKSAHCFSLNSRRPIRRGWSTTANVVAHKTLQSTSSPISPRTIVSSSPLTLFATSSSGIASASVDTTIVDEVCDVLVLGSGPAARAIASLLSAPQQGAMKVILADQNVDKVWPANYGVWQDEWQSVVDRFQAAGVPFVGGNVDNAIDRAWNVTDCYFGGSFDIPMEEQMRVNRPYYRVDKYALRDSLTGNEYKIVKANHISKAIGPNLYSPAGSLMHDEDGTTIQLRTKDDQFLTVRSKLVVDCTGHETKLVLRETRPESQPPGFQIAYGCLVDVDESNSPDLSRFGPYDKEAMTLFDYRTDHFLTEEEKIKADRAPTFMYAMPIKDNQVFFEETSLVARPAMSFQECKDRCFRRLEYLGIRVTKVHEEEFCYIPMGGALPAKDQRVLAIGGSAAMVHPSTGYHICRCLMGATDMAAAIQKEMSYSPAAPNLDRVAASAYDALWSPENIMQRNFAVFGGEFLMKQNVVGLRGFFDGFFRLPTELWGGFLAGWPGLPNNDKHESWIARLWYGMNFIVRIPPLVAVDMLASIATYMVTEGVPLPQSVTPFFGKPESYEYKRNVDGVGDVAAKSEARRMLLESEVEKDVPIAFSSTEDGRILSESKAGILSQSVPQFKSAEVVEAKRKAITDDSRLDETIVEGFQ
- a CDS encoding predicted protein → MAEHSNGDENSVPTDPNDPRVVRQKAEMLVDEDPLLISQSLTYVTDDGSTLHSFESAPFSYGTIIVRPGSALQLVATANMAFLTTLLPTAACTLITVGFKVQFIIVESILVLLMIAAVPVGAHGTVVGVAIGNLVILAWFWYNLVRSVDVTAEGTLRFWIGNIEVDVPFDKVVSIRRVASSMPCSVFVASQPYRGFLSTPTDGVAIVTTVPSTPFWLWPRSAGKPERTCCFGAFSCPRLTVVFSPSTGGSNFIRTVETEMQNFSAGRFPASRNSSNAVPHAMQPDYLDV